CCGCTCCGACGATGTGGTCATCTTCCGCGGCGTCAACATCTATCCGGGGCAGGTTGATGAGATTCTCGACACCGTGGAGGGGATCGGGAGCGAATTCCAGGTGGTACTCGACCGTGGCGCCGATGGCCGCGATTACATGACGATCCGCGTGGAGCGAGGGGAAGACGGCAACCCGGCCGACGATGCGCTTCTGGCCCGCCGGATTTCCTCTGCCGTGAAGCACAGCCTCATGGTTTCGTGCGAGGTGACGCTTCTTCCCTATGGTGAGCTTCCCCGTTCCGAGGGGAAAACCAAAAGGATGTTCGATAACAGGAACTATTGAAGCAGGGAAATGGCCGGAAGGTAAGAGGTATTGCCGGCCGGCCATCTCCCCGATAATATATTGAGCATTTCCCCCCGTTGTGGTACCGTTTCCCTTTGCATTTTCCCCAATTAAATATCCCCCAGGAGACCATGGATAATGTTTGGAAATATCATCAAGAAGATCGTCGGCAGCAAAAACGAGCGGGAACTGAAGCGTCTCTGGCCCATAGTGGAAAAAATTAACGGCCTTGAGCAGCAGATATCCGCCCTCACCGACGATCAGCTGAGAGGTAAAACCGTCGAGTTCAGGGAACGCTATGCCAAGGGGGAAACCCTTGACGCTCTCCTGCCCGAGGCCTTCGCCGTCTGCCGCGAGGCGGGCAAGAGGGTTCACGGCATGCGCCACTTCGACGTGCAGCTCATCGGCGGCATGGTTCTCCACAGCGGCAAAATCGCCGAGATGAAGACAGGCGAGGGAAAGACCCTCGTGGCGACGCTCCCGGCATACCTGAACGCCATCACCGGCAAAGGGGTGCACGTGGTTACGGTGAACGACTACCTGGCCAGGCGCGACTCCGACTGGATGGGGCGGATTTACAATTTCCTGGGGCTTTCGGTCGGCGTCATCGTCCATGGGCTCGATGACGGGGAGCGCCGCGCCGCTTACGCCTCAGACATCACCTACGGCACCAACAACGAGTTCGGCTTCGATTATCTGCGGGACAACATGAAGTTCTCCCTGGATGAGTATGTGCAGCGCCCCTTTAATTTTGCCATCGTCGACGAAGTGGACTCGATCCTCATCGACGAGGCAAGGACTCCGCTCATCATTTCCGGTCCCACCGAAGACTCCACCGACAAGTACTACATTGTCGACCGGGTCATCCCCCATCTCAAGAAGGGGGAGATGAAGGAGGAGGAGGCCAACACCCTTTCGGGCAAGAAGAAGGTCTACACCGGCGATTTCACCGTGGACGAAAAAGCCCGTTCCGCCACCCTCACCGAGGAGGGGGTGCTGAAGGTGGAGAAGCTCCTCAAGATCAACAACCTCTATGATCCACAGAACATGGAAATCCTGCACCACGTTAACCAGGCTCTCCGGGCCCACGCCCTCTTCCGGCGCGACGTGGATTACGTGGTGAAGGACGGCGAGGTAATCATCGTCGACGAGTTCACGGGCCGTCTCATGCCGGGACGCCGCTGGTCCGACGGGCTCCACCAGGCCATCGAGGCCAAGGAGGGGGTGGTTATCGAGAACGAGAACCAGACCCTGGCCACCATCACCTTCCAGAACTACTTCCGGATGTATGATAAGCTCTCGGGCATGACCGGTACCGCCGACACCGAGGCGGAGGAATTCCACAAGATCTACAAGCTGGACGTGACCGTCATCCCCACCAACCGGCCGCTGCTGCGCCCCGACTTCCCCGACGTCATCTACAAGACCGAGCGGGAGAAGTTCGCCGCCGTCATCGAAGAAATCAAGGATTGCCACCAGAAGGGGCAGCCGGTGCTGGTGGGCACCATATCCATCGAGAAGTCGGAAGTCCTTTCCGACCTCCTCAAGAAACAGGGGATTCCCCACAACGTCCTCAACGCCAAGCAGCACGAGCGGGAGGCCGAGATCGTTGCCCAGGCGGGGCGCAAGGGGATGCTGACCATTGCCACCAACATGGCGGGCCGCGGTACCGATATCGTGCTGGGGGGCAATCCCGATTCCCTGGCAAAACAGTGGCGCCGCGAGAACCCCGAGGCCGGAGAGGATGAGTACGCGGCGGCTCTGGCCAAGTTTAAAGAAGAGTGCGCCGTCGAGCACGATGAGGTGGTGAATCTGGGGGGGCTCCACATTCTCGGTACCGAACGCCACGAGTCGCGGCGCATCGACAACCAGCTCCGGGGGCGTTCCGGCCGCCAGGGGGATCCGGGCTCTTCCCGTTTCTACCTGTCGCTTGAGGACGACCTGCTGCGCATATTCGGTTCCGAGCGGGTCTCCAAGATCATGGACTTCCTCAAGATTGAGGAGGGCGAAGCCATCACCCACGGCATGATCACCAAGGCCATCGAAAATGCCCAGAAGAAGGTGGAAGCCCACAACTTCGAGATTCGCAAGCACCTCATCGACTACGATGATGTCATGAACAAGCAGCGCGAGGTTATCTATACCCAGCGCCGCGAGATCCTGGGCGGCGAGGACATCCGCGGCAATTTTACCCAGGTGCTTGATGATGCCATCGAGGATATCGCCGCGGCGTTCGCCATCGAGAAAGTTCATGCTTCCGAATGGGATTGGCAGGCCATCGGCGAGGCGATCTACAAAACCTTCGCTTTCCAGGCCGACTTCCCTGCCGAAACCATGGACCGCCTTTCCCCCGAGAGCTTCCGCATGCTCCTGCGGGAGAAGGTTTATGAGGCTTTCGAGGCGAAGGTCGCCTCGTTTGGTGACGAGCTCATGGACCACCTCATCAAGGTCATCATGCTCCAGGCCATTGACAGCCAGTGGAAGGATCACCTCCTCTCAATCGACCATCTGAAAGAGGGTATCGGCCTCAGGGGATACGGCCAGAAGGATCCGAAACAGGAGTACAAGAAGGAGGCTTACCGTCTCTTCATGGACATGATGGCCCGCATAGCCGCGGAGACCGTGGAGAAGATTTTCTGGGTCCAGATCGCCCGTGAGGAAGATGTGGAGCGGATGGAAGAGGAGCAGCAGAAGCAGGCGCCGAAGAAGATTTCCTTTAACCTGGGAGACGAGCCTGCCGCGCCTCCTCAGCCGGCCAAGAGCAAAAAATCCGCCTCCCGCAACGATCCGTGCCCCTGCGGCAGCGGGAAGAAGTACAAGAAATGCTGCGGAAAGTAGGTTCGCCATGAATATCAAAGGCTTTCAGTTCTCCGCCGTTGAGGCGGCCATAAAGAAGCCGGGCAGGTTGGACCTGGCGCTGATTGTTTCCGAGACGCCAGCGGCGGTGGCGGGGGTCTATACCACCAACGCAGTCAAGGCTGCCCCCGTACTCATCGATCAGGAGCGGACCAAAAGCGACACCTGCCGCGCCATTGTCGTCAACAGCGGCAATGCCAATGCCTGCACCGGCCCCGGGGGGATGGACGATGCCCGTGAGACAACGCGGCTCGTGGCCGATGGGATCGGGGTGGCGGAGGATGAGGTGCTCGTCTGCTCCACCGGTGTCATAGGCGTACCCCTCCCCATGGACCGGATGCGGAAGGGGATTCCTCCTCTCGTTCAGGGGCTCGGCAAGGGAACCCTCGACGGCGTGGCCCGTGCCATCATGACCACCGATACCTTCCAGAAACTTGAAGTCCGCACGGGAATGGCTGGCGGCCGGGAATACACCATTGCCGGCATCGCCAAGGGTGCCGGAATGATTATGCCCAACATGGCCACCATGCTTGCCTTCATCGTTACCGATGCGGCCGTGGACCCGGCATGGCTCAAGACAATATTCCCCGCCGGCGTTGACCGCTCCTTCAACGCCATCACCGTGGACGGCGACACCTCCACCAACGACACGGCACTCATCATGGCCAACGGCGCCGCGGGCAACCCGGTGCTTTCCGCCGGAAGCGACGGAGCAGCCGAATTCGTGCGGCTTCTGGACGAGGTGCTCCTCTCCCTGGCGAAGCTCATCGTCAAGGATGGCGAGGGGGCCACAAAGTTCGTGGGGATTACCGTCAAGGGGGCCCGCACCGATGCGGATGCCAAGCGGGCCGCCATGTCGGTGGCCAACTCGTGCCTCGTGAAAACCGCTTTCTTCGGACAGGATGCCAACTGGGGGCGGATCTTTGCAGCTGTCGGCTATTCGGGGGCAGAGGTGGACCCCGACCGGACCGAACTCTTTTTTGATGATGTGAAGATGGTCGAAAACGGCGTTTTTGCCGGTCGCGACGCCGAGGCTCGGGGGACTGAAGTCCTCAGGAAGAAAGAATTCAGCGTAACGGTTGATCTGCATCTGGCTGCGGGAGAGGCAACGGTTTATACGTCTGATCTTTCCTACGACTATGTCAAGATCAACGCCGATTACCGGACCTGATGCCGAGAGGCGGATGCGAAGGATTCAACCCCATGTGAGGTGATGCTGATGAGAAGGGTGTCAACATTTCTGACGGTAATCATCGTGTGCCTGTTCATGGTGACCGGCGCCATGGCGGCCGAAGCCGGCGCTCTGCGGATTACCGAAATGGCCGTGACGACCAAAATATCCCGCAACAACCCCATCGATTCGGTGCGCAGGATCAATCACCGCTCCGTTCCGGCCCTCTACTGCTTCACCCGCATCTTGAACCCTTCGGGTACGGAAACGACCATCCGGCACATCTGGTACAGGAATGGCCAGGTGGCGGCTGAACAGGAACTGAACGTGAAAGGGAAGAAGTGGCGCACCTGGAGCAAGCGGCCCATCGGCCGGGATTCCGTAGGCAAGTGGCGGGTCGAAACCCTCGATAGCGAGGGGAAGCTTTTGAAAGCGGTCGATTTCAGGATCAACTGAGCGTACACGAAGGGGGGGCAACTCCCCTTTGTCATGTGCGGAGAATGCCGTTGTGGCCTCTCGTTTGCAATGCTGGGCTGAGGGTTGCTCCTCGACGGCTAAGGGAAAATGGTGTCCGCCATGTTGTCACGTAAACTTTCCATAATTTTCCTGGTACTTTTTACCTCTCTGCCGGTATTCGCCGGCGACACCCCTCTTTTTCCGGCTTCGTGGCAGAGTGCCGTTTCTCGCATTACGGATAAGGCAATGGCCGACGGCCTCATCTCCGGAGGAGTTGTGGTTGTGGGCGACCGCCGGGGAATACTCTACGAGTCGGCATTCGGCAGGGTTTCCGGTGAACCCGATTCTCCGCCGGTCACGACCGGAACCATCTTCGATGCCGCCTCCCTCACCAAGGTGATCGCAACTGCGCCGACGGTTATGATGCTGGCGGAGCAGCAGCGTCTCTCCATTGCCGATCCCGTTGTCCGCTGGTTCCCCGAGTTTGCCGGAAGCGGGAAGGATGAACTGCTTGTGCTGCATCTGTTGACCCATACCTCGGGGCTCGACGATATTGCGCTATCGGCGGCGAATCCGCTTGGGAGTGCTATTGAGGGGGCTGCGCACCAGAAACTCAAGGGGGAGCCCGGCCACCGGTTCCGGTATGCCGACATCAACTTCATTCTTCTGGGGGAATTGGTTCGAAGGGTTACCGGCTCTACCCTGGATCGCCTTGCGGCTGAAACGTTCTATGGCCCGCTCGACATGGCAGAGACCGGTTTCAATCCGGGATCGGCCGCTGCCATTCGCTGTGCCGCAACCCTCGACGTGCATGGCGATCCCCTGTTCGGGGAAGTGCAGGACCCCTGCGCCCGTCTTCTGGACGGAGTGGCGGGCAATGCCGGAGTCTTCACCACGGCCGGCGACCTTGCCCGATTCTGCCGCATGATTTTGGGCGAGGGAGAACTTGACGGGCAGCGGGTGCTCAGTGCCCGAACCGTCCAGCAGATGACGGCTCCGTACTTCTCCCGTGGCGGCAAGGTCCGTCGCGGGCTCGGATGGGATATCTCATCGCCTTTTTCCGCGCCGAAAGGGACAGGTTTTTCCGAAGCATCTTTCGGGCATACCGGTTATTCAGGGGGGTCCATCTGGATTGACCCGGAAGACGGTTCCTTCGTGATTTTCCTTTCGGCGCGGCTCGACTACCGCCACACCCGCTCCTTTTCGAGACTCAGGAGCGACATCTCTACGGCGGCTTTTTCCATGCTCCATACGAACCTTCGTGAAGTTGCGGGTACAGCCGTCTCCGCCCCGGTGCGAATCCGGTAAACATCTTGACACCCGCCGGGGGCTTGTGCTAGTTTTTCCGCGGTTGTTCGCGGTTTTTCAGGATAGTTACGCTCCTATCAGAGGAGGTTTTTTCATGGGCAACAGGGTTCTCCTTGCCGACGACAGTATAACCATCCAAAAGGTAGTGGGGATCATCTTCGCCAACGAGGATTATGATCTGACTGTCGTTGACAATGGCGGCTCAGCCGTTGACGAGGCCCGCGCAAACAAGCCCGATGTGATGCTGGTGGATGCCATCATGCCCGGCAAATCCGGCTACGAAGTATGCGAAGAGATTCGCAACGATCCTCTCCTTGGTGCAGTTCCCATTCTCCTCATGACCGGCGCTTTTGAGCCTTTCGACGAAGAAAAGGCTCGCCGGTGCGGTGCCGATGACTTCATCTCCAAGCCATTCGAGTCGCAGCAGCTTGTCGAAAAGGTGAAGAGCCTGCTGGAGCTCGGCAAAAGCCGGACGGTCCCCGTACAGGCTGCGCCTCCGGTGCAGGAGCCGGCAGCCGCAGTCGTTCCTCCTGTTGTTACTCCCGTTGTTGACGTCGAGCCCGTGCCGTCCTTTGAGATCGAGTTTGAAGAGCCTGCGACGGTAGCAGCCCCCGCGCCGTCCCCCGTAACGCCCGAGCCTCCGGCTGTCAGCGCCGCTCCGCAGGAACCGGAACCCTTCGCTTTCGAGGTTGAGGAGGCATCTCCCTCCGATGATCTCTGGGGTGCGTTTGAGCTTGAGGACGAGATTACCGGTGAAGATGCCGGTGGGGGCGGGCAGTCCGCTGCCGTGGAAGCTGCTGCCGCACCGTCTGCGTCTCCGATTTCCTTCGAACTGGAGCAATCAGATGATTTCGCTCCGGAGCCGGCCGCCACAACTATGGAGTTCGGCGTTACCCCGGCAAGCGACGAATTTGTATTCACCGAAGAAGAGGAAGAGCCGGTCCTTTCGGCTTCCAGCGCGCCGGAGCCTTTCGGAGCCCCGCCCCTTGAGGAATCCTTCGTCTTCGGCGATGAAGTTGCCGCTGCCGCGGCAGAGCCCTACGGCACCATCTCCGAAA
The nucleotide sequence above comes from Geobacter benzoatilyticus. Encoded proteins:
- the secA gene encoding preprotein translocase subunit SecA, with the translated sequence MFGNIIKKIVGSKNERELKRLWPIVEKINGLEQQISALTDDQLRGKTVEFRERYAKGETLDALLPEAFAVCREAGKRVHGMRHFDVQLIGGMVLHSGKIAEMKTGEGKTLVATLPAYLNAITGKGVHVVTVNDYLARRDSDWMGRIYNFLGLSVGVIVHGLDDGERRAAYASDITYGTNNEFGFDYLRDNMKFSLDEYVQRPFNFAIVDEVDSILIDEARTPLIISGPTEDSTDKYYIVDRVIPHLKKGEMKEEEANTLSGKKKVYTGDFTVDEKARSATLTEEGVLKVEKLLKINNLYDPQNMEILHHVNQALRAHALFRRDVDYVVKDGEVIIVDEFTGRLMPGRRWSDGLHQAIEAKEGVVIENENQTLATITFQNYFRMYDKLSGMTGTADTEAEEFHKIYKLDVTVIPTNRPLLRPDFPDVIYKTEREKFAAVIEEIKDCHQKGQPVLVGTISIEKSEVLSDLLKKQGIPHNVLNAKQHEREAEIVAQAGRKGMLTIATNMAGRGTDIVLGGNPDSLAKQWRRENPEAGEDEYAAALAKFKEECAVEHDEVVNLGGLHILGTERHESRRIDNQLRGRSGRQGDPGSSRFYLSLEDDLLRIFGSERVSKIMDFLKIEEGEAITHGMITKAIENAQKKVEAHNFEIRKHLIDYDDVMNKQREVIYTQRREILGGEDIRGNFTQVLDDAIEDIAAAFAIEKVHASEWDWQAIGEAIYKTFAFQADFPAETMDRLSPESFRMLLREKVYEAFEAKVASFGDELMDHLIKVIMLQAIDSQWKDHLLSIDHLKEGIGLRGYGQKDPKQEYKKEAYRLFMDMMARIAAETVEKIFWVQIAREEDVERMEEEQQKQAPKKISFNLGDEPAAPPQPAKSKKSASRNDPCPCGSGKKYKKCCGK
- the argJ gene encoding bifunctional glutamate N-acetyltransferase/amino-acid acetyltransferase ArgJ; amino-acid sequence: MNIKGFQFSAVEAAIKKPGRLDLALIVSETPAAVAGVYTTNAVKAAPVLIDQERTKSDTCRAIVVNSGNANACTGPGGMDDARETTRLVADGIGVAEDEVLVCSTGVIGVPLPMDRMRKGIPPLVQGLGKGTLDGVARAIMTTDTFQKLEVRTGMAGGREYTIAGIAKGAGMIMPNMATMLAFIVTDAAVDPAWLKTIFPAGVDRSFNAITVDGDTSTNDTALIMANGAAGNPVLSAGSDGAAEFVRLLDEVLLSLAKLIVKDGEGATKFVGITVKGARTDADAKRAAMSVANSCLVKTAFFGQDANWGRIFAAVGYSGAEVDPDRTELFFDDVKMVENGVFAGRDAEARGTEVLRKKEFSVTVDLHLAAGEATVYTSDLSYDYVKINADYRT
- a CDS encoding DUF2914 domain-containing protein; amino-acid sequence: MRRVSTFLTVIIVCLFMVTGAMAAEAGALRITEMAVTTKISRNNPIDSVRRINHRSVPALYCFTRILNPSGTETTIRHIWYRNGQVAAEQELNVKGKKWRTWSKRPIGRDSVGKWRVETLDSEGKLLKAVDFRIN
- a CDS encoding serine hydrolase domain-containing protein: MLSRKLSIIFLVLFTSLPVFAGDTPLFPASWQSAVSRITDKAMADGLISGGVVVVGDRRGILYESAFGRVSGEPDSPPVTTGTIFDAASLTKVIATAPTVMMLAEQQRLSIADPVVRWFPEFAGSGKDELLVLHLLTHTSGLDDIALSAANPLGSAIEGAAHQKLKGEPGHRFRYADINFILLGELVRRVTGSTLDRLAAETFYGPLDMAETGFNPGSAAAIRCAATLDVHGDPLFGEVQDPCARLLDGVAGNAGVFTTAGDLARFCRMILGEGELDGQRVLSARTVQQMTAPYFSRGGKVRRGLGWDISSPFSAPKGTGFSEASFGHTGYSGGSIWIDPEDGSFVIFLSARLDYRHTRSFSRLRSDISTAAFSMLHTNLREVAGTAVSAPVRIR
- a CDS encoding response regulator; the protein is MGNRVLLADDSITIQKVVGIIFANEDYDLTVVDNGGSAVDEARANKPDVMLVDAIMPGKSGYEVCEEIRNDPLLGAVPILLMTGAFEPFDEEKARRCGADDFISKPFESQQLVEKVKSLLELGKSRTVPVQAAPPVQEPAAAVVPPVVTPVVDVEPVPSFEIEFEEPATVAAPAPSPVTPEPPAVSAAPQEPEPFAFEVEEASPSDDLWGAFELEDEITGEDAGGGGQSAAVEAAAAPSASPISFELEQSDDFAPEPAATTMEFGVTPASDEFVFTEEEEEPVLSASSAPEPFGAPPLEESFVFGDEVAAAAAEPYGTISETAPSEELVSAAGEFTIPPVEAFSPVPDEYSPNAGMEPLPEPPAVAASPAGADAGGAITMTEEQLAAAISRISREVIERIAWEVVPDLAETLIKEEIRRIKEGG